The Natronomonas salsuginis genomic sequence CGAGGAGTACGGCATCACGACGCTCCCGTCGAACCTCGGCGAGGCCATCGACGCGCTGGAGGAGGATGACCTCGTCAAGGGCGCCCTCGGTGACCACGTCGCCGAGAAGTTCATCCAGGCCAAGAGCCAAGAGTTCAGCGAGTACCTCGTCGACGTCTCCGAGTGGGAACTCGACCGCTATCTCGAGACGTTCTAACTGCGATCCACGCACTTTTTTCGCGCGCTCGCTCGATAGCGACTTCTCCGAGTGGCGACGCTCTCGGGATCACGCAGTTCAAGACGCTCGCCGGCCAACCGGCGGTATGTCACCTGGCTCGCCTACTACGCGGGCGGGTTCTACCCCGCGACGACGGCGAACCTGCTGTTGTCCGCCTACCTCCTCGCGTACGTGCCGGCCCGCCTCGCGTACGCGGTCGAACGGGTCCCGTACCTCGCGCTCCTGGTCGTGGCGACGCTGCCGGTGATCTCGGCGCTCGCCGTCGCCTTCTCGGGGGTTACGGACCTCTCGCTGTTCGTCGCCACTGCTGCCACGTGGCTGTGGACCGGGACGGCCGACCGTCCCCAGCGGGCGTCCCGGCCGACTGAGCCGAGAACCGCACCGCCTTCGACCGCTCGACCGCCGACGACCATTTATATACTCGGGCGAAACGTCGCGTATGGATCGCCTGCGGATCGGCGTCGCCCTTTATAACAGTGGCCGCTACCTCGCCGCGCACGAACCGCTCGAAGCCCTGTGGCTCGGTTCGCCGGCAGGGCAGCGAGACGACTGTATCCAGGGCGTCCTCCAGGCGAGCGTCGCAGTTTATAAATCGCAGGAGGGGAACGATTCAGGGGCCGCCGGGCTCGCGAAAAGCGCGATCGGGTACTTAAACGTCTGCGAGGAGATCGCCGTCGACGACCTCCTCGCGTGGCTCGGCCGACTCGCCGCCGATCCCGGTCTCGGCCGCCGCGAGCGCCCGCCAGAACTCCGGGTCGAATGCGAGGCGATCGACCTCGACGACCTCCCGCCAGAGGACGCGATCGCGGCGGTCGAGGCGGTCGCCGAGACGGAGGGCGACGAGCTGCTCGAAACGGCCGCAGCGTACGCCGATGCGGATGTACGAGACGGAAAAGAGACGAGCCCCTTCGTCGCGCTGGCGGTGGCGTATATAAACACTCCCCGACCGATCGTCCGACAGCGCCTGCGGGAACACGTCGATCGCCGACGGACGCGCGAATCCGACGTCGAGGGGCTTTTTTGATCCGTTCTCGCTGGAATAACCGCTACCCGGCCCGTTCGCCGGCCTTCCACTCCGCGGAGTTGTCCTGGGGGTCGTAGCCCAGCACCTCCTTGGCGCGCTCTAAGGAGTAGTACTTGCGGTCGTTGTCGGAGATGCCGTAGACGATCTCGTAGTCGTACTCCGCTTGCAGGGCGCAGTCGTGGATGTGCGCGCAGTCGCGGTAGGAGAGCCACATCGCCTGCCCGCGTTCGTAGTCGACCGGCGGGTGCCCGCGCGTGAGGTTGCCGATCCGGATGTTGCAGACGTCGATCCCGTACTCGTCGTGGTAGTAACGACCGATGATCTCGCCGGTCGCCTTCGAGATGCCGTAGTGGTTGCCGGGGCGGGGCAGTTCCGTGCCGTCGAGCATGAAATCGTCGTGGGTCCGGTAGAGGTCGGGTTTCCGCT encodes the following:
- a CDS encoding DUF309 domain-containing protein — translated: MDRLRIGVALYNSGRYLAAHEPLEALWLGSPAGQRDDCIQGVLQASVAVYKSQEGNDSGAAGLAKSAIGYLNVCEEIAVDDLLAWLGRLAADPGLGRRERPPELRVECEAIDLDDLPPEDAIAAVEAVAETEGDELLETAAAYADADVRDGKETSPFVALAVAYINTPRPIVRQRLREHVDRRRTRESDVEGLF
- the azf gene encoding NAD-dependent glucose-6-phosphate dehydrogenase Azf, with protein sequence MDETVLLTGAKGSVGTAIREGLADEYDWRYLFHNPPPFEPDHPYLVGDVSDEELVAEACEDVGAVVHLAGDPRRDAPWDSVLENNIHGTKVLYEAAVEAGVEKFVFASSNHAVGHFETERKPDLYRTHDDFMLDGTELPRPGNHYGISKATGEIIGRYYHDEYGIDVCNIRIGNLTRGHPPVDYERGQAMWLSYRDCAHIHDCALQAEYDYEIVYGISDNDRKYYSLERAKEVLGYDPQDNSAEWKAGERAG